Proteins from a single region of Mucilaginibacter daejeonensis:
- a CDS encoding transporter translates to MKNLKTFSLKLAIITAFLMLFADLSYAQDSTRRSYHLFNPIPRSLEREEMETDRPNVTETPHTVDAGHIQYETDLLRHQRQNTGESRERRWLYNQGDLKFGLLKNTSLHVMFQTFNSERSIATQSKEVERGSGFGDITLRIKQSLLGNYEGNFSIALMPYLKLPTNRFSDNQRYEWGGMVPMLLQLPNDWKIGMQLEGDYLKDDNEQARHGEFLQSLVISHVLFKKLEIFGETFYTYNFKDHHLSNFIDAALEFEITPDVKIDAGLNYGLQRTAQKEYFLGFAFRY, encoded by the coding sequence ATGAAGAATTTAAAGACCTTTTCACTGAAGTTGGCTATCATAACGGCATTCCTAATGCTTTTTGCAGATCTGTCTTATGCTCAGGATAGCACAAGGCGGTCGTATCATTTATTCAACCCGATACCCAGATCATTGGAACGCGAAGAGATGGAAACCGACCGGCCCAATGTGACCGAAACCCCGCACACGGTAGATGCAGGCCATATTCAATACGAGACCGACCTTCTCCGGCATCAGCGCCAGAACACTGGTGAAAGCCGCGAGCGTCGTTGGCTCTACAACCAAGGCGACCTCAAATTTGGATTGCTGAAAAATACCTCCTTACATGTGATGTTTCAAACGTTCAATAGTGAGCGCAGCATTGCAACCCAGAGCAAGGAAGTTGAACGTGGTTCAGGTTTTGGTGACATTACTCTGCGTATCAAACAAAGTTTACTGGGTAATTACGAAGGCAACTTTAGCATCGCACTTATGCCATACCTTAAATTGCCCACTAACCGTTTTTCTGACAACCAAAGATATGAGTGGGGAGGCATGGTGCCCATGCTTTTACAATTACCAAATGATTGGAAAATAGGCATGCAACTCGAGGGCGACTACCTGAAAGATGATAACGAGCAGGCACGCCATGGAGAGTTTTTGCAATCGTTGGTGATAAGCCATGTGCTCTTCAAAAAACTTGAGATATTTGGCGAGACCTTTTACACTTATAATTTTAAAGACCACCACCTAAGCAATTTTATAGACGCAGCCCTGGAATTTGAGATCACGCCCGACGTTAAAATAGATGCCGGCTTGAATTACGGTTTACAACGAACCGCTCAAAAAGAATACTTTTTGGGATTTGCATTTCGATATTAG
- a CDS encoding TIM-barrel domain-containing protein: MIRINRLIFFVFLLLSCSTLDAQIVPIKASGIVARSIAVFTPAGFDRSETPSLILKHKFQITAPVPKGWKLRPQFSLNDEKASAVFDLKGEISLYGGGEVTGPLLRNGQSIELWNTDNGAYGTDNGKRLYQTHPWVLGVRKDGTAFGIIFDSSWKAVLITNSDKIEYSSEGALFKVYVIDRRSPQEVLKGLAELTGTMEMPPLWALGYHQCRFSYGSEEKVRSIASTFREKKIPCDAIWMDIDYMEGFRVFTFNKKNFPDPKTLNDDLHKQGFKTVYMIDPGVKVDSGYSVYRSGTANDVWVKQPNGKEYHGKVWPGDCAFPDFTMPRTRNWWSGLYKNFMQTGIDGIWNDMNEPAVNDNELPADHRLGTMPYTTPHRGGGDLPAGPHLLYHNAYGRLMVEASREGIIAADPEKRPFVLTRANLLGGQRFAATWTGDNLADPRFMKLSVPMSLTLGLSGQPFSGPDIGGFLENTSGELWAQWIGFGTFLPFARGHACAGTNDKEPWAFGSAIERTSRIALERRYRLLPYLYTLFYNSYKTGLPVMSPVFFDDPGDMRLRSEDQAFLLGNKLLVVPAYAKDPALPKGVWENLSLVEGDRSDAYQAKLFIKGGSIIPAGKVVQSTTEDLLAPLTLFVCLDAKGKASGELYWDAGQSWAYKKGDHSLLKFEAIKKGKTVKIIVSSRTGNYKIEKDLKALQAVVIDKRMTYRGSGDLKNGISVVTR; this comes from the coding sequence ATGATCAGAATCAATAGACTTATTTTTTTTGTTTTTTTACTGCTTTCATGTTCAACACTCGACGCGCAGATCGTCCCGATCAAAGCCTCGGGTATTGTCGCCAGATCGATCGCGGTGTTTACCCCAGCAGGATTCGATCGATCAGAGACACCTTCCTTGATCTTAAAGCATAAATTTCAGATCACAGCTCCGGTTCCTAAAGGCTGGAAACTAAGACCCCAATTTAGTTTGAACGATGAAAAAGCGAGTGCTGTATTCGATTTAAAAGGGGAGATAAGCTTGTATGGAGGAGGTGAAGTTACCGGCCCGTTACTGAGGAATGGGCAAAGCATTGAGCTTTGGAATACCGACAATGGGGCATATGGCACCGATAACGGAAAGCGTCTCTACCAAACTCATCCATGGGTTTTAGGGGTGCGAAAAGACGGGACAGCTTTCGGGATCATCTTTGACAGTTCTTGGAAAGCCGTATTAATTACTAATTCTGACAAGATAGAGTATAGCAGTGAAGGAGCACTATTCAAAGTGTACGTCATCGATCGACGGTCTCCACAAGAAGTATTGAAAGGGCTTGCAGAGCTTACCGGAACTATGGAGATGCCTCCTCTTTGGGCATTAGGCTATCATCAATGCCGTTTTTCTTACGGAAGCGAGGAAAAGGTCAGATCGATCGCCAGTACATTCCGCGAGAAAAAAATCCCTTGTGATGCTATTTGGATGGACATCGACTACATGGAAGGATTCCGGGTGTTCACATTCAATAAAAAGAACTTTCCTGATCCTAAAACCTTGAACGACGATCTGCATAAACAAGGTTTTAAAACAGTGTACATGATCGACCCAGGCGTTAAGGTGGATAGTGGCTATTCGGTCTATCGGTCTGGCACCGCCAACGATGTTTGGGTAAAGCAACCCAACGGGAAAGAATATCACGGTAAAGTATGGCCGGGAGATTGTGCTTTTCCTGATTTCACAATGCCCCGTACCCGCAACTGGTGGTCAGGCCTTTACAAAAACTTCATGCAGACCGGTATCGATGGAATATGGAACGACATGAATGAGCCGGCTGTGAACGATAATGAACTGCCTGCTGACCATAGGCTAGGAACGATGCCCTATACTACACCTCATCGGGGTGGCGGCGATCTTCCAGCTGGCCCACATCTGCTATATCATAATGCCTATGGCCGCTTAATGGTAGAGGCTTCAAGAGAGGGTATAATAGCTGCTGATCCGGAAAAACGACCTTTCGTATTGACAAGGGCGAACTTATTAGGCGGGCAGCGTTTTGCTGCCACATGGACCGGCGACAATTTAGCCGACCCGAGGTTCATGAAATTGTCGGTACCTATGTCTCTTACACTTGGCCTATCTGGTCAACCGTTCAGCGGACCAGATATCGGCGGATTCTTAGAAAATACCAGTGGTGAGCTATGGGCACAATGGATCGGCTTTGGCACCTTTCTTCCATTCGCTCGCGGACACGCCTGTGCCGGTACGAACGATAAAGAACCCTGGGCTTTTGGAAGTGCTATTGAAAGAACTTCGCGTATCGCCTTGGAACGTCGCTACCGGTTACTGCCATACCTTTATACCCTATTTTACAACTCGTACAAAACAGGCTTACCAGTTATGTCGCCGGTATTTTTTGATGATCCGGGAGATATGCGACTAAGAAGTGAGGATCAAGCCTTTCTATTAGGTAACAAATTGTTAGTGGTACCAGCATATGCTAAGGATCCGGCTTTGCCAAAAGGAGTTTGGGAAAACCTGTCACTTGTTGAGGGGGATCGATCCGATGCATATCAGGCAAAGCTTTTTATAAAAGGAGGGAGTATCATACCTGCAGGTAAAGTAGTTCAAAGCACCACAGAAGATCTTTTAGCTCCGTTGACACTATTTGTATGCCTTGATGCTAAAGGTAAAGCTAGCGGAGAGCTCTACTGGGATGCTGGTCAAAGCTGGGCATACAAAAAAGGCGATCACAGTTTACTTAAATTTGAAGCCATTAAAAAAGGTAAGACCGTCAAAATTATCGTGTCTTCACGCACAGGTAATTACAAAATTGAAAAAGACCTAAAAGCATTACAAGCGGTAGTGATCGATAAACGCATGACATACAGGGGCTCCGGTGATCTAAAGAACGGCATAAGCGTAGTGACGAGATAG
- a CDS encoding DUF3606 domain-containing protein: MSTRGTKVERNSVSNQPHEIKYEAHKEGISQQAVWNAKRSAGNQRSAIEKKIK; this comes from the coding sequence ATGAGCACAAGAGGAACAAAGGTGGAAAGGAATTCGGTATCGAATCAGCCACACGAGATCAAGTATGAGGCGCATAAAGAAGGTATCAGCCAACAGGCGGTATGGAATGCTAAAAGATCAGCTGGTAATCAACGCAGCGCTATAGAGAAAAAGATCAAATGA
- the msrA gene encoding peptide-methionine (S)-S-oxide reductase MsrA, whose amino-acid sequence MKNLKAIILTITCLIVWQASTFAQSKKNSTEKATFGMGCFWCTEAIFQRLKGVTKVESGYSGGKVINPSYEDVSSGLTGHAEVIQLTFDPSVISYKDLLEVFWKMHDPTTLNKQGADEGTQYRSVIFYHTAEQKALASAYKAELNKQKVYPNPIVTAIEPYKNFYVAEDYHQNYYKLNSSKPYCRLVIQPKVDKLEKVFKQKLKP is encoded by the coding sequence ATGAAGAACTTAAAAGCCATAATATTGACCATAACTTGCCTCATAGTTTGGCAAGCCAGCACCTTTGCGCAAAGCAAAAAGAACAGTACAGAAAAAGCCACCTTTGGAATGGGGTGCTTCTGGTGTACAGAAGCTATATTCCAACGACTAAAGGGTGTCACTAAGGTCGAGTCGGGTTACTCAGGAGGTAAGGTGATCAACCCAAGCTATGAGGACGTGAGCAGCGGATTAACCGGCCATGCCGAAGTGATCCAATTAACCTTTGACCCATCAGTGATCAGTTACAAGGATCTGCTAGAGGTGTTCTGGAAAATGCATGACCCCACCACATTGAATAAACAAGGGGCTGATGAAGGTACTCAGTATCGCTCGGTGATATTTTATCACACCGCGGAGCAAAAAGCGCTGGCGAGCGCTTACAAGGCCGAATTGAACAAACAAAAGGTTTATCCGAACCCGATAGTCACTGCCATTGAGCCATACAAGAACTTTTATGTGGCTGAAGACTATCATCAGAATTATTATAAGCTAAATAGTAGCAAGCCCTATTGCCGGTTGGTGATCCAGCCAAAGGTGGATAAACTTGAAAAAGTATTTAAACAAAAACTTAAGCCTTGA
- a CDS encoding DUF6766 family protein, which produces MNTKQHSFLYRNGLTLFFLGLFIITLIAQILTGWKEHDQEILEKGGSKLSLSAYLHSGHFISATFENFQSEFLQMGMYVLLTVGLRQIGSAESKSLDEEEDVDREPIPGPNAPAPVNKGGIWLKLYNHSLSICFFLLFFVSWGLHLYGSWLDHNDQQILMHRPPDSVIKFLGDPTFWFETFQNWQSEFISIVSIVFLTIYLRQKGSPESKPVDAPHMETGK; this is translated from the coding sequence ATGAACACTAAACAACACTCGTTTTTGTATAGAAACGGCTTAACGCTTTTCTTTCTGGGGCTTTTTATAATAACGCTGATCGCGCAGATACTTACCGGGTGGAAAGAGCATGACCAGGAGATATTGGAAAAAGGCGGCAGCAAATTATCATTGAGTGCTTATTTGCATAGTGGGCACTTCATTTCGGCAACATTCGAGAACTTCCAAAGTGAGTTCTTGCAAATGGGAATGTATGTATTACTCACTGTAGGCTTACGCCAGATCGGTTCAGCCGAATCTAAAAGCCTGGACGAAGAAGAGGATGTGGACCGCGAGCCAATACCCGGTCCTAACGCGCCAGCGCCTGTTAATAAGGGTGGTATATGGCTTAAATTATATAATCATTCACTATCCATATGCTTTTTCTTGTTATTCTTTGTCAGTTGGGGTTTGCATCTGTATGGTAGTTGGTTGGATCATAATGATCAGCAGATACTCATGCACCGCCCGCCTGATAGTGTGATCAAATTTTTAGGCGATCCCACCTTTTGGTTCGAGACATTCCAAAACTGGCAAAGTGAATTTATCTCTATCGTATCTATCGTATTCCTGACGATCTACCTACGTCAAAAGGGTTCACCTGAATCAAAACCTGTCGACGCACCTCATATGGAGACCGGCAAATGA
- a CDS encoding SusE domain-containing protein, which produces MKNIIYKLGMLALVLTVCLSVGCKKDKELGNTNVSEVTNFYGPTNNKYIKLDPLAGTQTFEWEQARAEDGGLVLYEVVFDKETGDFSQPLFSLSSDEKGMKNKLTISDADLNKIANMAGIKSLATGKLKWTVWASKGINVKKSATSRLIEVERPAGFAEVPTELYLTGSATEAGTDLSRSLKFKKLTASSYEIYTSLKAGTYHFAAGTNASAKTYTNNGSTLVEGGDITVTGSTKVYRILVEFEKTNTTFTEITSLGLWFSPENKVLHVLNYAGNGVWTATNALIVFRQETWGRDERYKFRMSVKDAAGTASNEWFGSVNRDNSRPDANTAASYFNLTKVDANQYDNSFKFNSGADNKNVDITVNFNATTTYNHTITVK; this is translated from the coding sequence ATGAAAAATATTATATATAAACTGGGAATGCTGGCACTGGTGCTTACCGTATGCCTAAGTGTTGGTTGTAAAAAAGATAAAGAACTTGGCAACACCAACGTATCTGAGGTGACAAATTTTTACGGCCCCACCAACAATAAATATATCAAGCTTGATCCTTTAGCCGGAACTCAAACCTTTGAATGGGAGCAAGCACGTGCCGAAGATGGCGGCCTTGTGCTTTACGAGGTTGTATTTGACAAAGAGACCGGTGATTTTTCACAACCTCTATTTTCCTTATCATCTGATGAAAAAGGAATGAAGAATAAGCTGACCATCAGCGATGCCGACCTGAATAAGATAGCGAACATGGCTGGCATCAAATCATTAGCTACCGGTAAACTTAAATGGACGGTTTGGGCATCTAAAGGCATAAATGTAAAAAAGTCTGCCACCTCCCGTTTAATTGAAGTGGAGCGTCCGGCTGGCTTTGCTGAAGTTCCTACCGAACTATATTTGACCGGTAGCGCTACTGAAGCCGGTACCGATCTGTCAAGATCATTAAAATTCAAAAAGCTTACCGCAAGTTCATATGAGATCTACACCTCACTAAAAGCTGGTACTTATCACTTTGCAGCAGGCACCAATGCATCGGCCAAAACTTACACCAATAACGGAAGCACCTTAGTTGAAGGTGGCGATATTACCGTGACTGGCAGTACCAAGGTTTACCGCATATTAGTTGAGTTCGAAAAAACCAACACTACTTTCACCGAGATCACCTCATTGGGCTTATGGTTCTCGCCCGAAAATAAAGTATTGCATGTGCTGAATTACGCAGGTAACGGTGTCTGGACCGCAACCAACGCCTTGATTGTGTTCCGTCAGGAGACCTGGGGAAGAGATGAGCGCTATAAGTTCCGTATGAGCGTTAAGGATGCTGCTGGTACCGCAAGCAACGAGTGGTTCGGCAGTGTTAACCGCGATAATAGCCGCCCTGATGCAAATACAGCTGCCTCTTACTTTAACCTAACAAAGGTTGATGCTAATCAGTACGACAACTCATTTAAATTCAATTCGGGGGCCGATAACAAGAACGTAGACATTACGGTGAACTTTAATGCTACCACCACTTATAACCATACGATAACTGTTAAATAA
- a CDS encoding glycoside hydrolase family 76 protein, with amino-acid sequence MMRSNHTRTFAMLGAVSLMTLASSCLKDKAVPLYDDKPLAPVVYNWAATADSVQDRTYTSFLAANGKYFKENNADKTTFHYWPNAHVLDVLVDAYVRTNNDVYKQRMLSLLNGIKESNGYKFQNNFYDDMEWLALSALRSYEVTNNSAYLDAVNVLWTDIKTGRNSIEGGGIGWTKDRNYFKNTPANAPAIIFAARLYRVQKNAADLQIARELYQWLKGKLVDPANGILWDGVNYNNDGAITKNKYTYNQGVFIGAGLELYKTTNEVGFLNDAIRTANATIKDLELSPGGLLKDEGQGDGGLFKGILIRYLTLLVQEPAVPKSDKDAIINFLNFNATTMYTQGISRPQLLINSNWKSKPGATVDLTTQISGLMMLEAAATLNKQGLIK; translated from the coding sequence ATGATGAGATCGAATCATACAAGAACGTTCGCTATGTTGGGAGCTGTATCGCTCATGACGTTAGCAAGCTCCTGCCTTAAAGATAAAGCAGTGCCTCTGTACGACGATAAGCCCTTAGCGCCCGTGGTCTACAACTGGGCTGCAACGGCCGACTCGGTACAAGATCGTACCTATACCAGCTTTCTGGCAGCCAACGGCAAGTACTTTAAAGAGAACAATGCAGATAAAACCACTTTTCATTACTGGCCAAACGCGCACGTGTTGGATGTTTTGGTAGATGCTTACGTCCGGACCAACAATGACGTATACAAACAACGCATGCTAAGTTTGCTGAACGGTATCAAAGAAAGCAATGGCTACAAGTTCCAGAATAATTTTTATGATGATATGGAATGGCTGGCATTGTCGGCATTGCGCAGCTACGAGGTCACTAATAACAGTGCATATCTTGACGCAGTGAATGTTTTGTGGACCGATATCAAGACCGGTCGTAACAGCATTGAAGGTGGTGGTATAGGTTGGACCAAAGACCGCAACTATTTCAAAAATACACCAGCTAACGCTCCTGCTATCATATTCGCAGCCCGTTTGTACAGAGTACAAAAAAATGCTGCCGACCTTCAAATAGCCCGCGAGTTATACCAATGGCTTAAAGGTAAACTTGTCGACCCAGCCAACGGGATACTTTGGGATGGCGTTAACTACAATAACGACGGGGCCATTACAAAAAATAAATACACTTATAATCAAGGGGTATTTATCGGCGCAGGCTTGGAGCTTTACAAGACCACCAACGAAGTAGGTTTTTTAAATGACGCTATCCGTACCGCGAATGCGACCATTAAAGATCTGGAATTATCGCCTGGTGGTTTGTTAAAAGATGAGGGACAGGGCGACGGTGGCTTATTCAAAGGGATCCTGATCAGGTATCTTACTTTACTTGTACAGGAACCTGCAGTGCCTAAAAGCGATAAGGATGCCATAATTAACTTCCTGAATTTTAACGCTACCACAATGTATACGCAAGGCATAAGCCGCCCGCAATTGCTTATCAATTCCAACTGGAAAAGCAAACCGGGAGCTACCGTAGATCTGACAACTCAAATTAGCGGTCTGATGATGTTGGAAGCCGCTGCAACATTGAATAAACAAGGCCTAATCAAATAA
- a CDS encoding GAF domain-containing protein — MIQNETERLGAVDRFMQLDAGIKKDLKDLVELVARICDVPIAIISIIDDKTQWFKASVGVGNMSSNDRHLSMCQETIKQEDVLEVYDATQDLRFAQLPAVVGQPQVRFYAGAPLVTYDGHPVGTLCVIDTKPLRLTELQRDTIKIFTKQIQNLLELNWSTQTLLQQNTNNSIQEKLIEETEIKLKAVFDSSKDIHILVGQDMQVLAYNRSAQNYIQQLYGRSISLGSHLLNIIDPAVFNNVADHVKNAYNGMSSSVEWLSQEPGADPCWLEVSFEPVNNNHGRYIGVAINATDITAHKVNAQQISLQNEALQRIATIQSHELRRPVASIMGLMEVMKLDENYVANSYHPMMEATINELDSKIRGIVRESEQTISNTVERSTRLN; from the coding sequence ATGATACAGAATGAGACGGAACGGCTGGGCGCTGTTGATAGGTTCATGCAATTAGATGCCGGGATCAAAAAGGACCTGAAAGATCTTGTAGAACTGGTTGCCAGGATATGCGATGTACCTATAGCCATCATCAGTATCATTGACGACAAGACCCAATGGTTTAAGGCGTCCGTAGGTGTGGGCAATATGAGCAGCAATGATAGGCATCTCTCCATGTGTCAGGAAACTATCAAGCAGGAGGATGTCTTGGAGGTGTATGATGCCACGCAGGACCTACGCTTTGCCCAACTCCCAGCGGTTGTTGGCCAACCTCAAGTACGTTTTTATGCTGGCGCGCCATTAGTCACTTATGATGGGCATCCAGTAGGGACTTTATGTGTGATAGACACCAAGCCATTGCGATTGACCGAACTCCAACGAGATACTATCAAGATATTTACCAAGCAGATACAAAATTTGTTGGAACTCAATTGGAGTACACAAACACTTCTGCAACAAAATACTAACAATAGCATACAAGAAAAGCTGATCGAAGAGACCGAGATCAAGCTGAAAGCAGTATTTGATAGCTCGAAGGATATACACATATTAGTGGGTCAGGATATGCAGGTGTTGGCGTACAATCGATCAGCACAAAATTACATACAGCAACTTTATGGCAGATCGATCTCTTTGGGTTCCCATCTGCTCAACATTATCGACCCGGCGGTATTCAATAATGTGGCCGATCATGTAAAGAATGCCTACAATGGAATGTCATCAAGTGTTGAGTGGTTATCACAGGAGCCAGGCGCAGATCCATGTTGGCTGGAAGTGAGTTTTGAACCGGTGAATAACAACCACGGTCGTTACATTGGAGTAGCCATCAACGCTACCGATATCACGGCACATAAAGTGAACGCCCAACAGATCAGCTTGCAGAACGAAGCATTACAACGGATAGCTACCATACAATCGCATGAGCTGCGCCGTCCGGTAGCATCTATAATGGGATTGATGGAGGTTATGAAACTTGACGAGAATTATGTGGCCAATAGCTATCATCCCATGATGGAAGCTACGATCAATGAATTGGACAGCAAGATCAGGGGTATCGTCCGTGAATCAGAGCAGACCATCAGCAATACTGTAGAAAGGTCAACAAGGCTTAATTAA
- a CDS encoding MOSC N-terminal beta barrel domain-containing protein: protein MNITVSQIYIYPVKSLGAIALQEAELTSRGLKYDRRWMLIDEEHRFLSQRKYPQMALFHLSVTDIGILVKHSPTNDSIIIPFEPLDDERVEVQVWDDTCIGTYVSTLLDDWFTNRLDLKCRLIYVRWQFKVCR, encoded by the coding sequence ATGAACATCACGGTCAGTCAAATTTATATTTATCCGGTCAAATCATTAGGTGCTATCGCGTTGCAAGAGGCCGAATTAACCAGCCGTGGCTTAAAATACGACCGTCGCTGGATGCTGATCGATGAGGAGCATCGATTCCTTTCACAACGTAAATATCCTCAAATGGCCTTATTCCATTTGAGCGTAACCGATATAGGCATTCTAGTGAAGCACTCACCGACGAACGATTCGATCATCATCCCTTTTGAACCCCTCGATGATGAACGGGTCGAAGTTCAGGTTTGGGATGACACGTGTATCGGCACTTACGTAAGTACCCTTCTGGATGATTGGTTCACTAACAGGCTTGATCTGAAGTGTAGGCTTATATATGTCCGATGGCAGTTTAAGGTCTGTAGATGA